A genomic window from Glycine max cultivar Williams 82 chromosome 17, Glycine_max_v4.0, whole genome shotgun sequence includes:
- the LOC100783794 gene encoding alkaline/neutral invertase A, mitochondrial translates to MTSGSCIGISTMKPCCRILCNYKSPSIFGFSPTKFSHSAIMGMLSRSGYHNSTHCHRYNTCNNTQIVGYINVIHPNWRDFSVSGSNWGLAKNFSTSVCVNIGSFRPRVVSLTPHVASDFRNHSTSVDSHSNDTSFEKIYIQSGLNVKPLIIERIETDQSKLEEVAEERCNESNVNIDNLKDLSENKVQREVSEIEKEAWKLLQDAVVTYCGNPVGTVAANDPADKQPLNYDQVFIRDFVPSALAFLLNGEGEIVKNFLLHTLQLQSWEKTVDCYSPGQGLMPASFKVRTVPLDGSNEAFEEVLDPDFGESAIGRVAPVDSGLWWIILLRAYGKLTGDYALQERVDVQTGIRLILKLCLTDGFDMFPSLLVTDGSCMIDRRMGIHGHPLEIQALFYSALRCSREMLIVNDATKSLVAAVSNRLSALCFHMREYYWVDMKKINEIYRYKTEEYSTDAVNKFNIYPEQIPSWLVDWISEEGGYFIGNLQPAHMDFRFFSLGNLWAIVSSLGTTRQNQGILNLIEAKWDDIVGQMPLKICYPALEGEEWRITTGCDPKNTPWSYHNGGSWPTLLWQFTLACIKMGRPDLAQKAVDSAEKRLSADRWPEYYDTPNGRFIGKQSRMVQTWTIAGFLTSKMLLENPERASLLFWEEDFELLQNCVCMLSKSGRRKCSRFAARSQFIV, encoded by the exons ATGACTAGTGGTAGTTGTATTGGAATCTCTACCATGAAGCCTTGTTGTAGAATCCTATGTAACTATAAAAGTCCATCTATTTTTGGGTTTTCTCCAACCAAGTTCAGTCATTCAGCAATCATGGGCATGTTGTCCAGATCAGGTTATCACAACTCAACCCATTGCCATAGGTACAATACCTGTAATAATACTCAGATTGTAGGGTACATAAATGTGATCCATCCGAATTGGAGAGATTTTAGTGTTTCCGGTTCGAATTGGGGTCTTGCTAAGAATTTTAGCACTAGTGTTTGTGTCAATATTGGTAGTTTTAGGCCTAGGGTCGTGTCCTTGACACCGCATGTAGCGTCGGATTTTAGGAATCACTCTACATCGGTTGATTCTCATTCTAATGACACGAGCTTTGAGAAGATTTACATTCAAAGTGGCTTGAATGTCAAGCCATTGATAATTGAAAGAATTGAGACTGATCAAAGTAAATTGGAGGAAGTTGCTGAAGAAAGATGTAATGAGTCAAACGTAAATATAGATAATTTGAAGGATTTGAGTGAGAATAAGGTTCAGAGGGAGGTGTCTGAGATTGAAAAGGAAGCTTGGAAGTTGCTTCAGGATGCTGTCGTCACTTACTGTGGGAATCCGGTTGGGACTGTTGCAGCTAATGATCCTGCGGACAAACAGCCGCTGAATTATGATCAAGTCTTTATCCGTGATTTTGTTCCATCAGCTCTTGCCTTCTTGCTTAATGGTGAAGGGGAAATTGTCAAGAATTTTTTACTTCACACATTGCAATTACAG AGTTGGGAGAAGACTGTTGACTGCTACAGTCCAGGGCAAGGGTTGATGCCAGCAAGCTTCAAGGTTAGAACTGTGCCTCTTGACGGTAGCAATGAAGCATTTGAGGAAGTTTTGGATCCTGATTTTGGGGAATCAGCTATTGGTCGTGTTGCGCCTGTTGATTCAG GATTGTGGTGGATTATATTGTTGAGAGCTTATGGGAAATTAACGGGTGACTATGCTTTGCAAGAGAGAGTGGATGTCCAAACAGGCATAAGACTTATCCTTAAGTTGTGTCTGACTGATGGATTTGACATGTTTCCTTCTCTTTTAGTCACTGACGGTTCCTGCATGATTGATAGAAGGATGGGCATTCACGGTCACCCTCTTGAGATCCAG GCATTATTTTACTCGGCTTTACGCTGCTCTCGTGAGATGCTAATAGTCAATGATGCAACCAAGAGTCTGGTGGCTGCTGTTAGTAATCGCCTGAGTGCACTCTGCTTTCACATGAGAGAGTATTATTGGGTTGATATGAAGAAGATTAATGAAATTTACCGGTACAAGACAGAAGAGTATTCTACTGATGCTGTAAACAAGTTTAACATCTATCCAGAGCAAATTCCTTCATGGCTAGTAGACTGGATTTCCGAGGAAGGTGGCTACTTCATTGGCAATTTGCAACCTGCTCATATGGACTTCAGGTTTTTCTCACTCGGAAACCTTTGGGCCATTGTTTCATCTTTAGGCACAACAAGACAGAATCAGggcattttgaatttaattgagGCCAAATGGGATGATATTGTTGGTCAAATGCCTCTCAAGATTTGTTATCCAGCGCTAGAGGGTGAGGAATGGCGTATAACCACTGGCTGTGACCCGAAGAACAC CCCTTGGTCATATCATAATGGAGGATCTTGGCCGACACTTCTCTGGCAG TTCACATTAGCCTGCATCAAGATGGGAAGGCCTGATTTGGCACAAAAAGCAGTCGATTCAGCAGAGAAAAGGCTTTCAGCGGATAGATGGCCCGAATATTACGATACCCCAAATGGAAGGTTTATCGGGAAGCAATCGCGGATGGTGCAGACATGGACCATTGCTGGTTTCTTGACCTCAAAGATGCTTCTAGAGAACCCAGAAAGGGCATCCTTGTTGTTTTGGGAGGAGGATTTTGAACTTCTTCAGAACTGTGTCTGCATGCTAAGCAAAAGTGGCAGAAGGAAGTGTTCCCGTTTTGCTGCAAGGTCTCAGTTTATTGTTTAA
- the LOC778183 gene encoding transcription factor MYB108: MDEKGARSSNTLLSCEDEMDLRRGPWTVDEDLTLINYIATHGEGRWNTLALSAGLKRTGKSCRLRWLNYLRPDVRRGNITLEEQLLILELHSRWGNRWSKIAQYLPGRTDNEIKNYWRTRVQKHAKQLKCDVNSKQFKDTMRYLWMPRLVERIQAAATAPVTTTVTAAATNNAFTYGNNLNNNKFEVLNHKGRMGLTDPSVANNDFVGSHVTQSYTTPENSSTGASSSDSFGTQVSTISDLTEYYSVPENTNSADYYQPSQISNYSDNCITSPSGFLFPQGLDLQSMDPNTPWNMQSGDSSDNFWDVESMLFLEQQLMNDNM, encoded by the exons ATGGATGAAAAAGGAGCAAGAAGTAGCAACACCCTTTTAAGTTGTGAGGACGAGATGGACCTTCGAAGAGGCCCTTGGACCGTCGATGAAGACCTCACTCTTATCAATTACATTGCCACTCATGGCGAAGGTCGCTGGAACACGCTCGCCCTCTCTGCTG ggCTGAAACGAACGGGGAAGAGTTGCAGATTGAGGTGGCTGAATTATCTGCGTCCTGATGTTCGACGTGGAAACATCACACTTGAAGAACAACTTTTGATTCTGGAGCTTCATTCTCGCTGGGGAAACCG TTGGTCGAAAATTGCTCAATATTTGCCTGGTAGAACCGACAACGAGATAAAGAACTATTGGAGAACCCGTGTCCAAAAGCATGCCAAGCAACTCAAATGTGACGTGAATAGCAAGCAATTCAAGGACACCATGCGTTACCTTTGGATGCCAAGGCTCGTGGAACGCATTCAAGCAGCGGCGACGGCCCCCGTAACCACCACCGTAACTGCGGCCGCCACCAACAATGCATTCACCTACGGAAACAACcttaataacaacaaattcGAGGTTCTGAATCACAAGGGCAGAATGGGGTTAACCGATCCTTCAGTTGCGAACAATGACTTTGTGGGTTCACATGTCACGCAAAGTTACACTACTCCTGAGAATAGTAGCACGGGTGCGTCATCATCAGACTCGTTTGGGACTCAAGTCTCAACAATTTCTGATTTGACTGAATATTACAGTGTCCCTGAAAATACTAATTCTGCGGATTATTATCAACCCTCTCAAATTAGTAATTACTCGGATAATTGCATCACAAGCCCATCTGGGTTCTTGTTCCCTCAAGGACTAGATCTTCAATCCATGGATCCAAACACACCGTGGAACATGCAAAGTGGGGACTCCTCTGACAATTTTTGGGACGTTGAAAGCATGTTATTCTTAGAGCAGCAACTCATGAATGACAACATGTGA